The Thermotoga maritima MSB8 region CCAGGTCGTTTCTCCTCAAGATTTTCAGAAGTTTTCCCAACTCCTCCCTTTTTATACGAACGCAAACTTCAATGAATGGTATCCCATGTTGAGCTTCTAAAACTTTCAAGCGATTTTTCTCTGTTTCGTAAAAGTCTGCAGGAAACGTTCCATCTTTCAATCTGTATTTCTCGTACTTTTCGAACTCGAGTTTTCTCATGACGATGTGGATCCATGTGGCAAGCGCCGTGAGATATTCTTCCACGAGCTCCAGGTTATCTGTTGCGGTCTCCTCCACAGTTATTACCCCGAGGATGTTTTCTCCGTCACCTATCCTAACCGCCAGCCAAGGTTCATTCGATGACTTCACCTGATCTACAACATCCAGTATTCTGCCTACTCCCTCCTGTAGCGCTTTATCCACTACCAGAGAGACACCTTTTTTGAGAGAAAAACCCAGTTCAGGTCTTCCAATTCCCGCCGCCAACCGTAAAAAACCGTCCTTGTATCTGTACACATACATTCTCTTTACATCGAAGTATTCCGAGACTATTTCCACAAACCTCTGTGCGAACTTCTCGAAGTCCTCGGTAAAAATTTCCCTGAGTTCTATCAACAAGGAACTGATTCCCGTCGATTCGTAGAAGAGTTTTTGTTCCAACGAATTGATCTGCTTCTTAAGTTTTCGAACTTCTTCTTCCAGTCTTGAGACATCCTCATTTCTGTAAGCAAGTTCAAGGGATAATCGTTCCATGTTCTTTACCCTAACTTCGTTTATCAGTGAGAGCACTG contains the following coding sequences:
- a CDS encoding histidine kinase; this encodes MKPRKKSWFVEVLISYGIVFLFDYLYKTDVFKESFLNFYWIPLLIFCVRYDLVVHVFSSILFFTFIVVSKFLSEEGLNFSSDFALANSIMLVISTVLSLINEVRVKNMERLSLELAYRNEDVSRLEEEVRKLKKQINSLEQKLFYESTGISSLLIELREIFTEDFEKFAQRFVEIVSEYFDVKRMYVYRYKDGFLRLAAGIGRPELGFSLKKGVSLVVDKALQEGVGRILDVVDQVKSSNEPWLAVRIGDGENILGVITVEETATDNLELVEEYLTALATWIHIVMRKLEFEKYEKYRLKDGTFPADFYETEKNRLKVLEAQHGIPFIEVCVRIKREELGKLLKILRRNDLATKMSEDGEYLLLKLLFPLCDEIGFNIIKKRLESEISEVEIVDCESH